Proteins co-encoded in one Pseudoliparis swirei isolate HS2019 ecotype Mariana Trench unplaced genomic scaffold, NWPU_hadal_v1 hadal_175, whole genome shotgun sequence genomic window:
- the bloc1s4 gene encoding biogenesis of lysosome-related organelles complex 1 subunit 4 yields MDHHRVDRVGLLSPLEESSAEISRDSGIVSQSASSLSMVSEILSSGTVSQSPSFGAAANVTPQSPSLSEAAEPETAHRHEPEQDDEVLRHAALGYSSYIKATAGEEILCLDKSLDEMLTRVDEFVGMLDMIRNDTSQIVNENLPQIQQKSDEMRQIYRRIDKLEAFVKMVGANVNAMEEQVTLAEGDLGSLPGAFKKILRTMSVPGFLNKPASPRRPTPHQRQEIPSVFQTDNYFTSQPEQ; encoded by the exons ATGGACCACCATCGGGTTGACAGGGTGGGCCTTCTGTCTCCCCTGGAGGAGTCCAGCGCTGAGATAAGTCGAGACAGCGGCATCGTTTCACAGAGCGCGAGCAGTTTGTCCATGGTGAGCGAAATCCTCAGCAGCGGCACCGTGTCGCAGAGCCCCAGCTTTGGCGCAGCGGCGAACGTTACTCCTCAGAGCCCGAGCCTCAGCGAGGCAGCGGAGCCCGAGACAGCCCACCGGCACGAGCCAGAGCAGGACGACGAGGTCCTGAGACACGCCGCCCTCGGCTACTCGTCCTACATCAAGGCGACAGCCGGAGAAGAG ATACTGTGCTTGGACAAGAGCCTGGATGAAATGCTGACGAGAGTAGATGAGTTTGTTGGAATGCTGGATATG ATCCGTAATGATACCTCCCAGATAGTGAATGAAAACCTACCTCAAATCCAGCAGAAGTCAGATGAAATGAGACAAATATACAGAAGAATTGATAAGTTAGAG GCCTTTGTAAAGATGGTGGGGGCCAACGTCAATGCAATGGAGGAGCAGGTCACGCTGGCAGAGGGAGATCTAGGATCACTTCCAGGTGCTTTCAAGAAGATCCTCCGCACCATGAGTGTACCAGGCTTCCTAAAC AAACCAGCGAGCCCAAGAAGACCAACACCACATCAGCGTCAAGAGATCCCCAGTGTGTTCCAGACAGACAATTATTTCACATCACAGCCAGAGCAGTGA